A DNA window from Hordeum vulgare subsp. vulgare chromosome 1H, MorexV3_pseudomolecules_assembly, whole genome shotgun sequence contains the following coding sequences:
- the LOC123429640 gene encoding thionin-2.2-like isoform X1 has product MAMRGNNVKTLAMILLVLGLVAMERTQQAQASHCCCHLDSVPTYFDCRAKSDSTVSECCGVSAGYISNDAGTECKSGYIDIEKVSLQAVNYCKLGCTASLCNKVTPSGNDAMEHCTSGCHDLCTKNGVEIAQVVVA; this is encoded by the exons ATGGCTATGAGAGGCAACAATGTCAAGACCTTGGCCATGATACTCCTAGTTCTGGGTCTTGTGGCCATGGAGCGAACCCAGCAAGCGCAAGCCTCCCATTGCTGTTGTCATCTAGACTCGGTCCCTACCTATTTTGACTGCCGCGCCAAATCTGATAGCACCGTCTCAGAGTGCTGCGGTGTTTCCGCCGGCTATATATCAAACGACGCTGGAACTGAATGCAAGTCCGGTTATATTGATATAGAGAAAGTTTCACTACAAG CAGTCAACTACTGCAAGTTGGGGTGCACGGCTTCCTTGTGTAACAAAGTAACTCCATCTG GGAACGATGCCATGGAACACTGCACCAGTGGATGCCACGATCTGTGCACCAAGAACGGTGTGGAAATTGCACAAGTCGTCGTGGCTTAA
- the LOC123429640 gene encoding thionin-like isoform X2, whose amino-acid sequence MAMRGNNVKTLAMILLVLGLVAMERTQQAQASHCCCHLDSVPTYFDCRAKSDSTVSECCGVSAGYISNDAGTECKSGYIDIEKVSLQVNYCKLGCTASLCNKVTPSGNDAMEHCTSGCHDLCTKNGVEIAQVVVA is encoded by the exons ATGGCTATGAGAGGCAACAATGTCAAGACCTTGGCCATGATACTCCTAGTTCTGGGTCTTGTGGCCATGGAGCGAACCCAGCAAGCGCAAGCCTCCCATTGCTGTTGTCATCTAGACTCGGTCCCTACCTATTTTGACTGCCGCGCCAAATCTGATAGCACCGTCTCAGAGTGCTGCGGTGTTTCCGCCGGCTATATATCAAACGACGCTGGAACTGAATGCAAGTCCGGTTATATTGATATAGAGAAAGTTTCACTACAAG TCAACTACTGCAAGTTGGGGTGCACGGCTTCCTTGTGTAACAAAGTAACTCCATCTG GGAACGATGCCATGGAACACTGCACCAGTGGATGCCACGATCTGTGCACCAAGAACGGTGTGGAAATTGCACAAGTCGTCGTGGCTTAA
- the LOC123429827 gene encoding branched-chain amino acid aminotransferase 2, chloroplastic-like: METPEMVDLDWEDLGFGLVNTDFMYLAKCGPDGNFSKGEILPFGPIALSPSAGVLNYGQGLFEGLKAYRKSDGSILLFRPEENAERMKIGSERMCMSAPTVEQFVDAVKQTVLANKRWVPPTAKGSLYIRPLLIGSGAILGLAPSQEYTFIIYVSPVGNYFKEGLAPINLIIEDNFHRAAPGGTGGVKTIGNYASVLKAQTIAKEKGYSDVLYLDAVHNKYLEEVSSCNIFVVKGNSISTPSIEGTILSDITRKSVIEVAERKGYKVEERRVSVDELLDADEVFCTGTAVVVSPVGSVLYQGKRIEYNGDQGVGMVSQQLYTLLTSLQMGKYEDRMGWTMQLN, encoded by the exons AT GGAAACGCCTGAGATGGTCGATTTGGACTGGGAAGATCTTGGGTTTGGCCTTGTCAATACTGACTTTATGTACTTAGCAAAATGTGGGCCTGATGGAAACTTTTCCAAAGGAGAAATTCTTCCATTTGGACCCATTGCACTAAGCCCGTCTGCTGGAGTCTTAAATTATGGACAG GGCCTGTTTGAAGGCCTAAAAGCATATAGGAAATCTGACGGGTCTATCCTATTATTTCGTCCGGAGGAGAATGCCGAAAGGATGAAAATTGGTTCAGAAAGAATGTGCATGTCGGCACCAACTGTTGAGCAATTTGTGGATGCTGTGAAACAAACCGTTTTGGCAAATAAAAGATGG GTGCCTCCTACGGCTAAAGGTTCCTTGTACATCAGGCCGCTACTTATCGGAAGCGGGGCTATTCTTGGCCTTGCACCTTCTCAGGAGTACACCTTTATTATTTATGTCTCCCCTGTTGGAAATTATTTCAAG GAAGGTTTAGCTCCTATTAATTTGATTATTGAAGATAACTTTCACCGTGCTGCCCCTGGTGGAACTGGAGGCGTGAAAACTATTGGAAACTATGCATCG GTGTTGAAAGCACAAACAATTGCAAAGGAGAAAGGATATTCTGATGTCCTATATTTGGATGCCGTTCACAACAAATATCTCGAAGAAGTTTCCTCATGCAATATATTCGTTGTGAAA GGAAATTCTATTTCTACGCCATCAATAGAAGGAACAATATTGTCCGATATAACAAGGAAAAGTGTCATAGAAGTCGCTGAGAGAAAAGGCTACAAG GTGGAGGAAAGACGGGTGTCGGTAGATGAACTGCTTGATGCTGATGAAGTCTTCTGCACGGGAACAGCTGTTGTTGTTTCACCAGTGGGAAGCGTACTGTATCAGGGGAAAAG GATTGAATACAACGGCGACCAAGGAGTCGGCATGGTGTCGCAACAGCTATATACCTTGCTGACGAGCCTCCAGATGGGTAAATATGAGGATCGGATGGGATGGACCATGCAACTAAATTAG
- the LOC123429928 gene encoding WAT1-related protein At5g64700-like codes for MADRSKKAYVVAVAIQAIYTGLFVVSKAAFNSGINTYVFIFYRLAAATALLLPIALIDSTCCRSRSTTATPAPALSCRLLFKLFLYALLGNTFTLNVYNVSLKQTSATVGSAAINSMPVATFLLAVLLQMQAVKLRSRSGLGKLAGVTLCLAGVLVIAFYAGPSIRPLAHNPVFARKMNSVSSGAAWIKGTFLLILACATWSLWIVLQVPLLKEYPNKLMATAMQCVFGALQSFVVAVVVERDFTKWKLGLDIGLLAILYSAFLGTGALMYLQAWCAEMRGPVFVAMWSPLALIFTILCSSFFLGEVVHLGSILGGILLVGGLYCVLWGKSKEKDSKITSVAPEESQVQGDGAAIQKKHEEGELTSQV; via the exons ATGGCCGACCGGAGCAAGAAAGCTTATGTGGTGGCAGTGGCAATCCAGGCCATCTACACGGGCCTCTTCGTCGTCTCTAAGGCTGCATTCAACAGCGGCATCAACACCTACGTCTTCATCTTCTACCGCCTCGCTGCTGCCACCGCCCTCCTCCTCCCAATCGCGCTTATTGACTCCACTTGCTGCCGGAGCCGATCAACCACCGCAACACCTGCACCGGCATTGTCATGCCGGCTGCTCTTCAAGCTCTTCCTATACGCCTTGCTTGg GAACACCTTCACCCTGAACGTGTACAACGTGAGCTTGAAGCAGACTTCGGCGACGGTAGGATCCGCAGCCATAAACTCCATGCCCGTCGCCACCTTCCTCCTCGCAGTGCTTCTGCAGATGCAGGCGGTCAAGCTCCGGAGCCGCTCTGGTTTAGGCAAGCTCGCGGGTGTCACTCTTTGCCTTGCCGGAGTGTTGGTCATCGCCTTCTACGCTGGCCCGTCCATACGCCCCCTTGCCCACAACCCCGTCTTCGCTCGCAAGATGAACAGTGTCAGTAGTGGCGCTGCGTGGATCAAAGGCACCTTCCTTCTCATCCTCGCTTGTGCAACCTGGTCTCTCTGGATTGTCCTGCAG GTTCCGTTGCTTAAAGAATATCCAAACAAGCTGATGGCCACAGCGATGCAATGCGTGTTTGGTGCTCTCCAGTCCTTTGTTGTGGCTGTGGTGGTTGAGAGGGACTTCACCAAATGGAAGCTTGGTCTGGACATTGGCCTCCTTGCGATCCTCTACTCG GCCTTCTTGGGAACGGGTGCATTAATGTACCTGCAGGCGTGGTGTGCAGAGATGAGAGGGCCGGTGTTTGTTGCGATGTGGAGTCCATTGGCGTTGATTTTCACTATCCTTTGCTCTTCATTCTTCCTTGGAGAAGTGGTCCACCTTGGGAG TATTTTGGGAGGAATTCTACTGGTTGGTGGCCTATATTGTGTGCTATGGGGTAAAAGCAAGGAAAAGGATAGTAAGATAACATCAGTGGCGCCAGAGGAAAGTCAAGTTCAAGGAGACGGAGCGGCAATACAGAAGAAACACGAAGAGGGGGAACTAACATCACAAGTGTAA
- the LOC123430031 gene encoding thionin-2.2-like isoform X1 has translation MAMRGSNNVKSFATMLLVVGLVAMERTQQAQASHCCCHLDSVPTYFDCRAKSDSTVSECCGVSAGYISNDAGTECKSGYIDIEKVSLQAVNYCKLGCTASLCNKVTPSGNDAMEHCTSECHDLCTKNGVEIAQVVVA, from the exons ATGGCTATGAGAGGCAGCAACAATGTCAAGAGCTTCGCGACGATGCTCCTAGTTGTGGGTCTTGTGGCCATGGAGCGAACCCAGCAAGCGCAAGCTtcccattgttgttgtcatctagACTCGGTCCCTACCTATTTTGACTGCCGCGCCAAATCTGATAGCACCGTCTCAGAGTGCTGCGGTGTTTCCGCCGGCTATATATCAAACGACGCTGGAACTGAATGCAAGTCCGGTTATATTGATATAGAGAAAGTTTCACTACAAG CAGTCAACTACTGCAAGTTGGGGTGCACGGCTTCCTTGTGTAACAAAGTAACTCCATCTG GGAACGATGCCATGGAACACTGCACCAGTGAATGCCACGATCTGTGCACCAAGAACGGTGTGGAAATTGCACAAGTCGTCGTGGCTTAA
- the LOC123430031 gene encoding thionin-2.2-like isoform X2, which translates to MAMRGSNNVKSFATMLLVVGLVAMERTQQAQASHCCCHLDSVPTYFDCRAKSDSTVSECCGVSAGYISNDAGTECKSGYIDIEKVSLQVNYCKLGCTASLCNKVTPSGNDAMEHCTSECHDLCTKNGVEIAQVVVA; encoded by the exons ATGGCTATGAGAGGCAGCAACAATGTCAAGAGCTTCGCGACGATGCTCCTAGTTGTGGGTCTTGTGGCCATGGAGCGAACCCAGCAAGCGCAAGCTtcccattgttgttgtcatctagACTCGGTCCCTACCTATTTTGACTGCCGCGCCAAATCTGATAGCACCGTCTCAGAGTGCTGCGGTGTTTCCGCCGGCTATATATCAAACGACGCTGGAACTGAATGCAAGTCCGGTTATATTGATATAGAGAAAGTTTCACTACAAG TCAACTACTGCAAGTTGGGGTGCACGGCTTCCTTGTGTAACAAAGTAACTCCATCTG GGAACGATGCCATGGAACACTGCACCAGTGAATGCCACGATCTGTGCACCAAGAACGGTGTGGAAATTGCACAAGTCGTCGTGGCTTAA